The Nocardia vinacea genome contains the following window.
GGATAGTCGCGACGACGCTGTCGCCCTCACCTTCTGCGGCACCACTGCATCCTCTCGCCAAAAACCGAGCGTCCTGCCAAGCACCATGCTGCGCTTGCCAGCGCGCTCCCAGCTGATGTTCCGACTGCGCAGCGCCGGTTTCGTCGAAGCCCACGCGTCGCTGACTCGACCGCCCCGCCTCCGGTAGCCCCCGTCTCCGTTGCCCCGAGGCTAACCGACGGCTACCGCGGCGGACCACAACCGCAGGTGCCACGGCGTGCCAGACTCGTGCCCGTGACCGCGATATCGCCCTCATCGACCGTAGCCGCGCGCCTCGTCGTGACCGGAGCGCGTGGGCAGTTGGGACGCGAACTGTTGCGCCGCGCACCCGACGCTCACGCCTTCGGTCGCGACGAATTGGACATCACGGACGCGGCCGCCGTGCGCGCCGCACTCGCACCGGGTGATGTCGTGCTGAACTGCGCCGCCTACACCGCGGTCGACCGGGCCGAATCCGATTCCGAGGCCGCCTTCGCGGTCAATGCGACCGGACCTGCCGTACTCGCTGCCGCCTGTGCGGAGGTGGATGCCCGATTGATCCATGTTTCGACCGACTACGTGTTCGGCGGAACCCACGACAAGCCGTACAACACCGACGACCCGACCGAACCCGCCACCGTCTACGGCCGATCCAAATTGGCAGGCGAACAGGCCGTGCTGGCAACCGCGCCGCACGCACATGTGGTGCGCACCGCGTGGGTATACACCGGGCGCGGAAGCGATTTCGTCGCGACCATGCTGCGGCTGGAACGCGAACGCGACACCCTCGACGTGGTCGCCGACCAGCTCGGCTCCCCGACCTACGCCGCCGATCTGGCCGCCGGACTCCTGGAATTGGCGGGTCGGCCGGATGCGCCGCGGGTGCTGCACGCCACCAACTCCGGCCAGGTCAGCTGGTTCGAATTCGCGCGGGCGATCTTCGCCGGAATCGGCGCGGATCCGACTCGGGTGCGCCCGTGTGACTCGACCGCATTTCCGAGACCCGCACGGCGCCCGACATATTCGGTGTTGTCCAACCGTTCCTGGGCCGATGCCGGACTGACTCCGCTGCGGCCGTGGGAGGTCGCACTCGGGGACGCGCTGTCGGGGTTGTCACAGTAGGCTGCATGGCTGTGAACGAGCGTCAGCGAGTGAACCATCAGCACAGTGCGCCATTGCGCACGACGGAGCCGAGCGTCAGCGAGGAGCGGTCGTGAGCGATTCCGGATCCGCGGCCCCCGGCGGCCTTGTCGTCGTCACGGTGACTTATTCACCCGGCGAGCATCTCGAGCACTTCATCACCACCCTGGCCGCTGCCACCAGCGAAAAACCGCAGGTGATCCTGGCCGACAACGGTTCGGTGGACGGTGCGCCGGAGCTGGCGGCGGAGGCCAACGCACACGTGCGACTGCTGCGGACCGGCGGAAATATCGGTTACGGCGGCGCGATCAACCGGGCGGTCGCGGAGATCGATCCGAGCGTCGAATTCATCGTCATCGCCAATCCGGATATCCGCTGGGACTCCGATTCCATCGACAAACTGCTCGCCGCCGCGAAGCGCTGGCCGCGGGCGGGCGCGCTCGGGCCGATGGTGCGCGAGCCCGACGGCAGCGTCTACCCGTCCGCACGCTCGGTGCCCGGACTGCTCGACGGCGCCGGACACGCCATTCTCGGCACGGTGTGGCCGTCGAATCCGTGGACCCTGCGCTACCGCCAGGACAACGAGCAGATCTCCGAGCGGGCCGTCGGCTGGCTGTCCGGTTCGTGCCTGCTGGTGCGGCGGGCGGCCTTCGATTCGATCGACGGCTTCGACTCGCGCTACTTCATGTACATGGAGGACGTGGACTTCGGCGACCGGATGGGCAAGGCGGGTTGGCACAACGTCTTCGTGCCCGACGCCGAGGTCACCCACGCCAAGGGCCACGCGGCCGGACGCCATCCCGAGGTGATGCTCCCTGCGCACCACGCGAGCGCGTACCGATTCCAGGCCGATCGGCATCCGCACTGGTGGCAGGCGCCATTGCGGTTGGCGTTGCGGGCCGGACTTGCGATCCGTTCCCGAATTGCGGTTCGATCTGCGCTGCGTCAACAGGCACGGGAAGCCCAGAGCTAACGTCACAAGTTCGGCACACAACGGTGCCGAACCCGTGTCGCTGGGTACTGAAACTGGTGTCTGTCCGTTGACGTGACGCGCACCACGATCCACTGTGAACAGGGAGCATGATGGCAGGAAATGCAGGCACCGACGCCGTGATTCTGGTCGGCGGCCAGGGCACGCGGTTACGTCCGCTCACCCTGTCGGCGCCCAAGCCGATGCTGCCGACGGCCGGACTGCCGTTCCTGACCCACCTGCTCGCCCGCATCGCGGACGCCGGAATCACCCACGTCGTGCTCGGCACCTCGTTCAAGGCGGAGGTCTTCGAGGAATACTTCGGTGACGGCGCCGACCTCGGCATCGACCTCGAGTACGTCACCGAGACCGAACCGCTCGGCACGGGTGGTGGCATCCGCAATGTGCTGCCCAAGCTGCGCGCCGACAACATCATGGTGTTCAACGGTGACGTGCTCGGCGGCACCGATCTCGGTGCGATCCTGGACACCCACGAGTCCACGAATGCGGATGTGACCCTGCATCTGGTTCGGGTGAGCGACCCGCGCGCATTCGGCTGCGTGCCGACCGACGAGGAAGGTCGGGTCACCGCCTTCTTGGAGAAGACGCAGGATCCGCCGACGGATCAGATCAACGCCGGTTGTTATGTCTTCCGGCGCGAATACATCGAGAAGATCCCGGCGGGGCGGCCGGTGTCGGTGGAGCGCGAGGTGTTCCCTGCGCTGCTGGCCGAAGGTGCCCGCGTGCAAGGCCATGTCGACTCCTCCTACTGGCGCGATATGGGTACGCCGGAGGACTTCGTCCGCGGCTCGGCCGACCTGGTCCGCGGCATCGCCCCCTCCCCGGCCCTGCCCGGACAGCGTGGTGAATCTCTCGTCCACGAGGGTGCGGGCATCGCCCCGGGCGCGCTGCTCATCGGCGGCACCGTCGTCGGTCGCGGCGCCGAAGTAGGCGCAGGTGCGCGCCTCGACGGCGCGGTGCTCTTCGACGGCGCCCGCATCGAAGCAGGCGCCACCGTGGAACGCTCCATCATCGGCTTCGGGGCCCGCATCGGCCCCCGCGCCCTCGTCCGCGACGCCGTCATCGGTGACGGCGCCAACATCGGGGCCCGCTGCGAACTACTACGTGGCGCCCGCATCTGGCCCGGCGTAGACATCCCGGACGGCGGCATCCGCTTCTCCACAGACGTGTAATCTCAAGGCACACAAGGTATTCGGCGTGCGTGAGGTGGGCGCGCGGTGAACCCCTTGCCACCGCCTGTTCGAACGGCACGGTCCTGGCAAGATCGACCACCGTCCACGCGACAGTCGTGCCCGGCAGTTCGCCCAGCCACATCCACTCCATGCCACACTGGCAATTCGTGGGCGAGAGCAGCCGATATGTGGGTGACTGTCACGGCCGAGACCGAGGCGGCGCTCACCCGCGCCACCAACCTGCCTGCCCTCGGCGGCGGCGGGGAGGCGCGGAAACTCAGCTGAAGCCGACGGCTTGTTCGCCCCAGGCGGTGTGCAGGTCGCGGTCCGGATTGTCGATTACGCGGTCGATGTTGTCGATCAGGAGGGTGGTGCGAGTGCTGGGGCGGTAGGGGGGCCAGTGTTTGGAGCCGTCGATCGCGGCGGGAACACCATGGGTGGCGAAGGCGAGCCAACGGCGTCGCATGCGACCGGAGACTTCCATGGCTACCTTGCGGCCGCCGAGCCAGAAGGTGGGGTCGTGGTTCAGGGTGCCGAAATTGCCGAAGACATAAGGCAATTCGGTGGCGTGACCGGCGCCGACGCGGGCCGCCTTCAGCATCGGGGTGGCGTGGTCGAAGCGATACGTCCAGGTCGGTGAGTGCTGGGCGTGGCCGTCGGCGACCCAGTGGGCCGGCATGCGGAAGGCCGCGTCGGTGGACATGGCAAGTGCGCCACGAGTTTTCGCGAGATCCGGATAGGCCGAGGTGATTTCGGCGATACGCTCGGGCGACATATCCGGATGATTGGCGGCCACATCGCGCAGCATGGCATTCACCGCATCCGGCGTCACCGGCATGATCGGCGAGCGGAGGACGCGGAACAGCGAGGCCTCGTCCTTATTGGTGCCGATGATCAGCGGTACACGATGCGAACGGCCCTGTTGGAAGCGGTCGATGGGATAGGTCGGGACCAAATAACCGTCGACGACGGGCGCGGCGGCCAGTCGGCCCGGCTCCTTCAACGGAATCTCGTCCAGCAGTACGCCCGCCGCCGTGACGATCCGGTCGATCGGGCACTCCAGCAATTCGCTTGCGCGAGAATACGGCAGCTCGATCAGTTCCAGAAAACGCTGGGCCACAGCGGCAGCCCGCTCCTGGCCGAAAACCGTTGTCGCGGGCGGACTTTGCGCAATCGCCTGATGGAACAGACCGGCCGCCGGCGGGGAAGTCAGCAGTGCGGTCACGCATCCGGCGCCGGACGATTCACCGAATAGCGTCACGTTGCCCGGATCGCCGCCGAATGCGGCGATATTGTCGCGGACCCACTCGAGTGCGGCAATCTGGTCGTGCAGACCGAGGTTCGGCGTGAAATCGTCCGAGAGCGAGGACAAGTCGAGGAAGCCGAGGGCGCCCAGGCGGTAATTGACCGTCACCACGACCACGTCACCGGCTTCGGCCAACTTGCGACCGTCATAGATCTCCTGGGCCGCGGTGCCGAGGCAGTACGCGCCGCCGTGCAACCACACCATGACCGGACGCGGCGCACCGTTATCAGCCGAGCTACGCGGCGACCACACATTGAGCCACAGGCAGTCCTCCCCCATCCGCAGGTCGGAGTCGACCGGGACCATATTGCCCATTGTCTGCGGGGCGATTTCGCCGAAGGTCGTGCATTCGCGGATTCCATCCCACGACTGCGGCGGCAGTGGCGGCCGGAACCGGTTCGGACCGGACGGCGCGGATGCGTACGGAATGCTGCGCCACACCGCGACCGGTCCGTCCCAGCGTCCACTCACGCGACCCCAGTTCGTCTGGGCGACCGGCTCGGTGTCGCCGACCTCGGAGCCAGGTTCGATATCGAACTGCGTGGTCATCTTCCGCACCTCCTGCCTACGACCCGGGCAGTGCGCTGCGAGTTTGCTCCGGCCGGGTCCAAGCACCTAGCGATCTCTTATCGAGAGTACGTCCAGTTGGACAGTGGGATAGGTAGGACGCACCCCTCACCCTTGGCGCTACGCTGGGCCGATGCCGAGTTATAGCTTCCGGTGCCGCAGCTGTGGCGACACTTTCGAGGTCAACCGTCCGATGGCGGAGGCGTCGAATCCGGCGGCCTGCCCGAAGGGCCACGACGACACGGTCAAGCTGCTGACCACATTTGCCACGGTCAGCAGGGGTGGCGGCGGTGCCGCCGCACCCGCGCCCGCGCCACGGCCCGCCGGTGGCGGGTGCTGCGGTGGCGGCTGCTGCTCCTGAATCCGGCTCAGCGATCGGCGTGGTCGATATCACGCTCGGTCGGGTCGGTCTCGCTTGTCTACGTGGCCGAGGTCACGGTCCGGTGCGACGCGGTCACGCACGCGTTGCTTGAGTACGGCGATATCCGGGAATCCGCCGTCCACCTTGCGCTCCCAGATCTGGTCGCCGTCGATGGTGATGCGGAATACGCCGCCCGTGCCGGGGATCAGCGCCACCTCACCGAGTTCGGTGGCGAAGGTGCTCAGCAATTCCTGTGCCATCCAGCTCGCGCGCAGCAACCAGCGGCATTGCGTGCAGTATTCGATCGCGACACGTGGCATGGGTGGCACGCTACCCGTCACGGTTCGATGATGCCGTCGAGGTAGAACCAGGCGCCGTCCACACGGGTGAATGTGCTGACCTCGTGCAGAGATCCACGTCGACCTTCGGCCTTGTAGTGGGCGATGAATTCCACAGTGCCGGTGTCGTCGAACGGTCCGCCGCGCTCGGTGCGCACGATCTCCAGGAACAGCCAGCGCTGGTCCGGATCCAGTTCGAGCGTCTTCGGTCGGGTGCGCGGATGCCAGGACCGCAGCAGGTATTCGGTATCGCCGACCGCGAATGCGGTATAGCGCGAACGCATCAGCGCCTCGGCCGTCCCCGCCGGCCGCTCCCCCGCCAGCACCGGCCCACAGCAGGCGCCGAACAGCTCCCCACGCTTACACGGGCACGCCTGTGAGTCGTCCATGACTACAAATCTTGCTCGCCGTGCGGATCACTGCGCGCTCCGGGCCCTTGATCAAGATCAGGTGGCACTGGTGGAGGGGGCTACTCGGGCGATGCCCACGCAGATTCCACCTGATCTTGATCCATGCGGTCGGGGGAGGTCGGGGGACGAATGGATTTGGTTTAGGTTGGCGTGTTGGGCGGAGTGTCGCGTAAAGGTGCACTGGCGTAGGCGATCCGGCAACTGCGGGGCGACGAATCACGGGGTGGATAAGCGGAAGTGTCGACATTGATCGAGGAGCCCGCCATGGGACTGCTGAATGTGTTGAACATCTTGGGAACCGGTTCCGCCATTGCCTCGGAGGGCCTTTCGCTGCTGGCCGGCGTCATCGGACTGTTCAGTCAGTCCTGACTTCTCGATCGCTCCAGCGGGTGGCGGCTGTGGCGAGTGAGGTGGCGATGGCTGCGGTCTGCTCGCGCCAGCGGCGGAGTTCGGTGACGCTCGGGGCTAGTTCGTAATCGTGGTGGTGGGCGGCGCGAGACAGGGCTGCCCATACCGTTGCGACCTGCGCGGCGGTGGCGTCGCCCGCGAATACGCGCAGCGCGAGCAGTTGGGCACGCATCGGGCAGCGCGCCAATTCCGGTGCCACCTGCAACCACAACTCGTCGACGGATTGTTCGAGCGCGAGCCGCAGAATCCACACCGTCGCCCGCGACCACAGCCCATCGGCATCGGTCACCGCCCCGTCGAGCAGTCGATCCACCGCATCGAACCGCTCGGCCACCGTCGGCCGCGGCGGATGCGGTTTCCCCGCCACCCCCTGCTTGCGCGCGCCCCCTCGCCGCCCCGCCCCACCCACCTTCCGCTGCCGAGCCCCCTCACCCCGCCGAGTCGTACGGCCCTGCCGAGCCGCGCCGCTCTTCCCAGCCGATTCGTCCGCCATCCCGACTTGCCTTCCCGCCCAACCCTTTCCGCCCTGCCGGACCGACTTCCCCCGCGAGTCGCCATCCCCCTTCCGACCGGCACCGTCTTGTCGACCCTCGATACCTTGCAACCCCGCGCCACCCAATGGATCACTATCTCGCGCCCGACCGCCGTCCGCGTCGCCCGACGTGCCTGAGTCATCACGCGTCCCGCTCACCGCCGCCTCCGAGCTATCGATGCGCAGCACTCGTTCATCGGCGTAGCCAGCCGACGAACTTCTCGGTGTCGGCAATCAGGTCGCGCATGCTGCGGCCGATCGGGACGTGGGCTCCTGCGGTAGCGTCGCGTAAGGCGTCGACGACCCATTTGCCTTCCCGGGCCAGGTGTTTGTTCAGGTCGTCTACTCGGCCGCCGATACCCATTACCGCGAGCGCGACCATTGCGCGGGTTGTTTGCGCGCCTTCGATATGGCGTTCGACGTCGCGGTGGTCCATGCCGTCGGCGAGCAGATTGCGCCTGGCTCTGGCCAGGCTGGCCGCTTCCACGGCGGAGCGGCAACAGGTGGCCACCAGTTCGTCGGCGATCGCCGGGGGAAGTTGGGGGGTGCGGACCAGGGAGCGGGCGTCGTCGAGGTAGCGGCGGATCGGGTCGCTGGACACCCGCACTTCCACTACCGAGCGTTCGCGGCGCTGCACTTCGAGCACGCTGGCGTCCAGCTGCATGCGCCGCACAGCCTCGGCCAGCCGCTCGTCATGGGTGAAGACGATGACCTGCCGCGTCCACGCCATGACCTCGAGCACTCTGGCCAGTCCGTCCACCTTGGCCGGATCCATGGCCTGCACCGGGTCATCGATCATGACGAAGCGAAAAGGACTGTCCTCCACCGTCGCTCGCGGCAGGAACAGCGAAAGCCCGAGGGCGTGCAGCTCGCCTTGACTCATCACGCCGAGCGCGGCGCCGTCTACCTCGTCGACGGTGACATCGAGCAGCACCCGCCGCGCGGTTCCGGCGTTGCCCTGCAATCGAATCGCACCGAGTTCGACATTGCTCTGCTGACGCAGTGTGCGCCAGACCCAGCGCGCCGTGGTCTCCAGCGGCGCCATCCGCTCCCCGCGCAATCCGGCCGTCGCGGATTTGAGCCAATCCTCGGCGCGCTTGAGTGTGCGCAGTTCGCTGCCGTTCGCGACGACCGCGCGGGCCCCCTCCAGCCAGCCGCTGATGCGTGGCACCAGCGGCGCCCACACCTCGTCGAGGCGGTTCAGTTCCTTCCGGGTGCCCTGTTGCAGCAACTCGAGTTCGTCGACCAGGCGCGTGTGCGCACCGCGTAGTCGATCGGGCAGGTCAGGCGAATAATCGGCGCCGGTCAGCGCCGCCCAGTCCGTCCAGGCGCGATGCACCGCGGTGGTGTCGACGGTGGGCGGATTGCGCGGATCGAAATCGAGTTCCGGGGGAATATGTTCCGGGAGTGCGCGGGCGTCGCGGACCGCCTGTCGCAGTGCGGTGCGCGCGGTCGCGAGTGCGTCGACTCGAGAGGTCAGCTCGGCAATCGAGGCGTCCGCACCGCGTAACCACGTCGCGTCCAATTCCCCACGCCCGCAGACCGGACACGCACATTCCCCGCTGGCACCGACATGATCGCGCGCCCGCCGCAGCAATTCCAGCACCCGCAGATCGGCCTCGGCATCGGCGGTCGAATCGCGCGCGAGCACTGTGCGGCACTCTTCGAGGCGTGCCGCGATCGCTTCCACTTCGGCACCCGACGGCAAGACCAGCCGCACGATTGCCCGCAGCCCATCCGGCCCGACCGGATTCTCTGCCGTGCCGAGTATTTCGCGACCGATGGCCCTGAGATCGGGGCGATCCGGGCGCAGTAGCGCCGCCATCCGCACCGCACGGTCGTCAGCCACCGTACCGAGCGCGGTCACCAGTTCGATGCGCTCCTGACGCGAATCTCGTGCGGCGCGTTCGAGTTCCAGTCGGCGGGTGCGAATCCGCTCCTGCGCCACTGTCAATTCGTCGAGGCCGAGCAGCCGGTGCAGCGCGTCGAACAGATCGCTCGGTTTGCCGTCGACGAGTGCACCGAGTTCGCTGTAGGACAGGAACGGGCGATACAACTCCAGTAGACCGGCCCAGCGATTGCCGTCGAAATCCGTTGACGCGGCACCGGATCGCTGTTCGGTCCAGTGCGCCTGGCTCAGATCCGCCTGCGGTGACCACTCTTTGGCGATGGTCAGCTCGGGATCGGCTCCGGTGGTGAGCAATTCGAGTTCGATGCGTGCCGAACCGCCGTCGTGCAGATTCCGCCAGCCCTCGCGCCATGCCGCCGACCGCCCGTCCCAGCGGCGATTACTACCGGTGAGCACCAGCTCGGCGGCCTCAGCGAAGCTCGACTTACCACTTCCGTTGCGGCCCACCACCAACGTGAGACCGGGTCCCGGCGGCAACTGCAGTGTCGCCTCGGGTCCGATACCGCGGAAGCCGCGCACCCGGATCGCACGCAGGAAGATGCCGGAGCCGTCGAATTCGGTTGTCAGATCATCGGACTCGCCGCCGCCGAGGGCGCGGAGCACGGTGTGCGCGACGTCGGAGGTGACTGCGGGATCGGCCGCGAGCCGTCGGGATACCACTTCGGTCAAGCGCGGCACCGTCGCAGTATCGGTTCCGGGATCTGTACGCATGCGTAACCCCCTAGACCACGAACCGCGGTACGTCCTCCAACCCCGCACGGGTATCACTGTTGAAAGCTGAGCGAAACGCTACCCGATGGCGTCGAATTCGCCCACAGCGGTGCCGTTTCGCACGGTCGGAAGGGGAAGATGCGAATCTGCCCGCGGGGATGGTATGGCCATCGAACAGGCTGGGCCCCGCTCGATGTCCACCCCTCGCCAACCCCGGCGGGCAGCTCGATGGTGTGTCACCCGATTTGGGTGGCTCGGTCGGAGCCGAACAGGACAGAATGCCAGAATCGGACAACCAACGCAAGGCACTTTTCCTGCCGAATCTGTCGTCCGCGCAGCGTATTCCAGAAAAATAGCCGCTCACCACCTGACTTGTCGGTGGGCTGCGGTAGAAATTCGACAACCGAGCAACGGGGGAAGACATGACATACAGTCGATCCGGGGCCGCCGGATGAACCAGGCGGGAGCCATACACATGACCGCGCCGTGGACCGAGGAACAGGTCAGCGCGCTCGCACCCGACGTGAGCTCGCTATCCGCCGCGCGCAAGCTCGCCGGGCGCTGGCACGACACCGGACAGTCGGACACCGCACTGTGGGGCCTGTGTCGGGGCAGCGGCGCCAAGCCGTATCAGACAGTCGTGGATCTGGCAGGTCCGGCATACAAGTGCTCGTGTCCGAGCCGCAAGTTCCCGTGCAAGCACGCATTGTCGCTCTTGCTCGCCTGGTCGGGCGGCACGGTCGCCGAAGCCGCGATCGCGGACTTCGCGGCGGAATGGATCAACGCCCGCGCGGTCCGCGCGGCCAAGCCCGCCACTGACCCGCAGGCCCGCACGGCGAATCCGGCGACCGTCGAACAGCGGCGGGTGCGGGTGACGGCGGGTCTGGAGGAACTCGATATCTGGCTCGGCGATCAGGTGCGCACCGGGCTGGCCCAGACCGATCGCTCGTTTCGTGCCTTCGAGACGATCGCGGCCCGGATGGTCGACGCGCAGGCCCCCGGCGTCGCGGCCACGTTGCGACAGCTGCCGACCACCGTGGTGACCAGGGCGGACTGGCCAGATGTCGTACTCGCCGAATACGCGAGGCTGCATCTGCTGATCGCCGCGCACCGCCGGCTCGACGAGTTGTCGCCGGAGCTGCGGGCCAGCATCCGCACCCATATCGGCTATCCGACATCCGCCGAATCCGTACGCGCCGAACCCGCGGTCCGAG
Protein-coding sequences here:
- the rfbD gene encoding dTDP-4-dehydrorhamnose reductase yields the protein MTAISPSSTVAARLVVTGARGQLGRELLRRAPDAHAFGRDELDITDAAAVRAALAPGDVVLNCAAYTAVDRAESDSEAAFAVNATGPAVLAAACAEVDARLIHVSTDYVFGGTHDKPYNTDDPTEPATVYGRSKLAGEQAVLATAPHAHVVRTAWVYTGRGSDFVATMLRLERERDTLDVVADQLGSPTYAADLAAGLLELAGRPDAPRVLHATNSGQVSWFEFARAIFAGIGADPTRVRPCDSTAFPRPARRPTYSVLSNRSWADAGLTPLRPWEVALGDALSGLSQ
- a CDS encoding glycosyltransferase family 2 protein; protein product: MSDSGSAAPGGLVVVTVTYSPGEHLEHFITTLAAATSEKPQVILADNGSVDGAPELAAEANAHVRLLRTGGNIGYGGAINRAVAEIDPSVEFIVIANPDIRWDSDSIDKLLAAAKRWPRAGALGPMVREPDGSVYPSARSVPGLLDGAGHAILGTVWPSNPWTLRYRQDNEQISERAVGWLSGSCLLVRRAAFDSIDGFDSRYFMYMEDVDFGDRMGKAGWHNVFVPDAEVTHAKGHAAGRHPEVMLPAHHASAYRFQADRHPHWWQAPLRLALRAGLAIRSRIAVRSALRQQAREAQS
- a CDS encoding NDP-sugar synthase, whose amino-acid sequence is MAGNAGTDAVILVGGQGTRLRPLTLSAPKPMLPTAGLPFLTHLLARIADAGITHVVLGTSFKAEVFEEYFGDGADLGIDLEYVTETEPLGTGGGIRNVLPKLRADNIMVFNGDVLGGTDLGAILDTHESTNADVTLHLVRVSDPRAFGCVPTDEEGRVTAFLEKTQDPPTDQINAGCYVFRREYIEKIPAGRPVSVEREVFPALLAEGARVQGHVDSSYWRDMGTPEDFVRGSADLVRGIAPSPALPGQRGESLVHEGAGIAPGALLIGGTVVGRGAEVGAGARLDGAVLFDGARIEAGATVERSIIGFGARIGPRALVRDAVIGDGANIGARCELLRGARIWPGVDIPDGGIRFSTDV
- a CDS encoding carboxylesterase/lipase family protein, which translates into the protein MTTQFDIEPGSEVGDTEPVAQTNWGRVSGRWDGPVAVWRSIPYASAPSGPNRFRPPLPPQSWDGIRECTTFGEIAPQTMGNMVPVDSDLRMGEDCLWLNVWSPRSSADNGAPRPVMVWLHGGAYCLGTAAQEIYDGRKLAEAGDVVVVTVNYRLGALGFLDLSSLSDDFTPNLGLHDQIAALEWVRDNIAAFGGDPGNVTLFGESSGAGCVTALLTSPPAAGLFHQAIAQSPPATTVFGQERAAAVAQRFLELIELPYSRASELLECPIDRIVTAAGVLLDEIPLKEPGRLAAAPVVDGYLVPTYPIDRFQQGRSHRVPLIIGTNKDEASLFRVLRSPIMPVTPDAVNAMLRDVAANHPDMSPERIAEITSAYPDLAKTRGALAMSTDAAFRMPAHWVADGHAQHSPTWTYRFDHATPMLKAARVGAGHATELPYVFGNFGTLNHDPTFWLGGRKVAMEVSGRMRRRWLAFATHGVPAAIDGSKHWPPYRPSTRTTLLIDNIDRVIDNPDRDLHTAWGEQAVGFS
- a CDS encoding zinc ribbon domain-containing protein, translating into MPSYSFRCRSCGDTFEVNRPMAEASNPAACPKGHDDTVKLLTTFATVSRGGGGAAAPAPAPRPAGGGCCGGGCCS
- a CDS encoding SelT/SelW/SelH family protein; translated protein: MPRVAIEYCTQCRWLLRASWMAQELLSTFATELGEVALIPGTGGVFRITIDGDQIWERKVDGGFPDIAVLKQRVRDRVAPDRDLGHVDKRDRPDRA
- a CDS encoding YchJ family protein → MDDSQACPCKRGELFGACCGPVLAGERPAGTAEALMRSRYTAFAVGDTEYLLRSWHPRTRPKTLELDPDQRWLFLEIVRTERGGPFDDTGTVEFIAHYKAEGRRGSLHEVSTFTRVDGAWFYLDGIIEP
- a CDS encoding AAA family ATPase → MRTDPGTDTATVPRLTEVVSRRLAADPAVTSDVAHTVLRALGGGESDDLTTEFDGSGIFLRAIRVRGFRGIGPEATLQLPPGPGLTLVVGRNGSGKSSFAEAAELVLTGSNRRWDGRSAAWREGWRNLHDGGSARIELELLTTGADPELTIAKEWSPQADLSQAHWTEQRSGAASTDFDGNRWAGLLELYRPFLSYSELGALVDGKPSDLFDALHRLLGLDELTVAQERIRTRRLELERAARDSRQERIELVTALGTVADDRAVRMAALLRPDRPDLRAIGREILGTAENPVGPDGLRAIVRLVLPSGAEVEAIAARLEECRTVLARDSTADAEADLRVLELLRRARDHVGASGECACPVCGRGELDATWLRGADASIAELTSRVDALATARTALRQAVRDARALPEHIPPELDFDPRNPPTVDTTAVHRAWTDWAALTGADYSPDLPDRLRGAHTRLVDELELLQQGTRKELNRLDEVWAPLVPRISGWLEGARAVVANGSELRTLKRAEDWLKSATAGLRGERMAPLETTARWVWRTLRQQSNVELGAIRLQGNAGTARRVLLDVTVDEVDGAALGVMSQGELHALGLSLFLPRATVEDSPFRFVMIDDPVQAMDPAKVDGLARVLEVMAWTRQVIVFTHDERLAEAVRRMQLDASVLEVQRRERSVVEVRVSSDPIRRYLDDARSLVRTPQLPPAIADELVATCCRSAVEAASLARARRNLLADGMDHRDVERHIEGAQTTRAMVALAVMGIGGRVDDLNKHLAREGKWVVDALRDATAGAHVPIGRSMRDLIADTEKFVGWLRR